A stretch of DNA from Allomeiothermus silvanus DSM 9946:
TACCGCCGAGGAGTCCTAAACTCAATGGTCACGTGGAGCGGATGCAGCGGACCTTCAAGGAGGAGTTCTACACCCGGCCTTTGCCCACCCCGCTCAGCGAGCTGCAGGCAGAGCTGGATACCTACCTGGACTACTACAACCGCCGAAGGCCTCACATGGCCCTGGGGGGTCTTGCTCCGCTGGAGTTTTTGGCTAAGATGCAAGAGGAGTCGGTTCCTCAAAGAGTCTCAAATGTGTTGACCGATTACAGGAACTTCCCTTTTCCCGCTAACCCAGGGTAAGCTAAGAAAGCACAACCCGCTGACCGTTCTCCGGGCGAGCATATTTATGCTAAGCGCTCTGTGTGTTATTGTGTTCCTATTATGCGGACGGACGTGACCATCATCGGTGCTGGTCCAGCGGGTCTTTTTGCGGCTTTTTACGTGGGGATGCGCAACCTCAGCGTGCGCATCATCGACCCCCTTCCCGAGCCCGGTGGTCAGCTCTCCGCCCTCTACCCCGAGAAGTACATCTACGACATTGCCGGCTTCCCCAAGGTGCTGGCTAAAGATATCGTCGCCAACCTGGTGGAGCAGCTCGAGCCCTTCAAACCGGTCTACAGTCTAGGTGAGCGGGCTGAGAAGCTCGAGGAGGACAACGGTGACTTCGTGATCCAGACCTCGGCGGGCCACAGCTACCGCACCGGCTCCATCGTGATCGCCGCAGGGGTAGGGGCCTTCGAGCCCCGTAGGATCGGCTGCCCTGGTGAGGCTGATTTCGTGGGTCACGGAGTTTATTATGCCGTCAAAAGTCCTGAGGAGTTTCGTGGTAAACGGGTGCTAATCGTAGGGGGTGGGGATAGCGCGGTTGACTGGACACTGGGACTCAAAGATCGGGCCCACGTTACCACCATCCACCGACGCGACGCTTTCCGCGCCCACGGGGCCACAGTCAATCAGATGCGGGCGGCTGCCGAAGCCGGGGAGATCCGCCTCCTCACCCCCTACGAGGTCAAGAGCATCGAGGGAGACGGGCAGGTTCGCAGAGCAACAATTTTCCATAATCAAACCAAAGAAGAGACCGTACTCGAGCTGGACGCGGTGATTATCCTAGCCGGGTATATCTCTAAGTTGGGGCCGCTGGCCAGTTGGGGGCTCGAGCTCGAGGGCAATAAAATCAAGGTCAACTCCAAGATGGAGACCAGCCGCCCCGGTATCTTCGGCTGCGGGGATATCGTGACCTACCCGGGCAAGCTCCCCCTAATCGCCTTAGGTTTCGGGGAGGCTTCGATCGCCGCGAACCACGCCGCCGCCTATGCCAACCCAGCCCTCAAGATCAACCCCGGCCACTCCTCCGAGAAAGCCGACCACGTCCCGGCGCTGTCGGAAAAAGCTGTAGCGGAGTAAGCACTAAAAGTATGGGCCGGGCAAGTACTTGCCCGGCTTTGCTGGTTGAGCCTCTGCGCGAAGCCTCACGTTTGGGGTTGGTTACTCCAGGTTCGTCAAGTAATAAGAAACCCGTTTGATCTTGTTCTTCTTTTTGGGGCCCCCGCCCGCGGCGTATGTTTGCGGCGATAGCCGGGTAGCGAGT
This window harbors:
- a CDS encoding NAD(P)/FAD-dependent oxidoreductase codes for the protein MMRTDVTIIGAGPAGLFAAFYVGMRNLSVRIIDPLPEPGGQLSALYPEKYIYDIAGFPKVLAKDIVANLVEQLEPFKPVYSLGERAEKLEEDNGDFVIQTSAGHSYRTGSIVIAAGVGAFEPRRIGCPGEADFVGHGVYYAVKSPEEFRGKRVLIVGGGDSAVDWTLGLKDRAHVTTIHRRDAFRAHGATVNQMRAAAEAGEIRLLTPYEVKSIEGDGQVRRATIFHNQTKEETVLELDAVIILAGYISKLGPLASWGLELEGNKIKVNSKMETSRPGIFGCGDIVTYPGKLPLIALGFGEASIAANHAAAYANPALKINPGHSSEKADHVPALSEKAVAE